From the Maioricimonas rarisocia genome, one window contains:
- a CDS encoding tetratricopeptide repeat protein, producing MNDAAPTPAKPKKSWRRRAGTVLLWTVALTPGIAHWIWTATRPVEIPSVSESEVTTPVQEAIEAAREAVGRAPQSDEAWGQLGMTFLAHGLRDEAEVCLLKAAEIDPSDPRWPYLLIPEKGSIDPALAEKRLREVIALDARPPVPRLRLAELLWKQERLEEAEEIFREVAEQYPDIGRARLGLGRIAFARGELEASRRHLEQAVALAPAAIPAHQLLAQVYQRLGDTKAAREQLAHLESLPPKWSWPDPWWAEVASRSASAQNVVTHAGRLRDAGRFEEALDVLEAAAREHPDSPELTVALGMVLIDLKDGARAEDVFARGIELAPEMVVPYLGMGHALALQDRLEAAIEQYRRALEMDPRFAEAHLAMGQCFVRSGQLNEAADALSKAVRHDPNLIDGQILLGATLMDLDRLDEAGKALEAAALVKPNHEVVARLRDELASRRENAASSVADE from the coding sequence ATGAACGACGCTGCTCCCACGCCTGCGAAACCGAAGAAGTCCTGGCGACGACGTGCCGGCACAGTGCTGTTATGGACGGTGGCGCTGACGCCGGGCATTGCTCACTGGATCTGGACGGCCACGCGGCCGGTCGAGATCCCATCGGTGTCGGAGTCCGAAGTCACTACGCCTGTGCAGGAAGCGATTGAAGCGGCTCGCGAAGCGGTTGGTCGGGCACCGCAATCGGACGAGGCCTGGGGGCAGCTGGGGATGACGTTCCTTGCCCACGGACTGCGGGATGAGGCGGAAGTATGCCTGTTGAAGGCGGCCGAAATTGATCCGTCCGATCCCCGATGGCCGTATCTGCTGATTCCGGAGAAAGGGAGCATTGATCCCGCCCTGGCCGAGAAGCGGTTGCGTGAGGTCATTGCACTCGATGCGCGGCCGCCGGTGCCGAGGTTGCGGCTGGCCGAACTTCTCTGGAAGCAGGAGCGGCTGGAGGAAGCGGAAGAGATCTTCCGCGAAGTGGCAGAGCAGTATCCGGACATCGGACGGGCACGGCTGGGACTGGGGCGGATCGCGTTTGCCCGCGGAGAACTCGAGGCGAGTCGTCGGCATCTGGAGCAGGCTGTCGCGCTGGCCCCCGCGGCGATTCCGGCTCATCAGTTGCTGGCTCAGGTGTACCAGAGGCTGGGAGATACGAAGGCGGCACGCGAGCAGCTGGCACATCTCGAGTCGTTGCCACCGAAATGGTCGTGGCCCGATCCCTGGTGGGCCGAGGTCGCCAGTCGAAGCGCCAGCGCTCAAAATGTGGTCACGCATGCCGGCCGGCTGAGGGACGCAGGCCGGTTCGAGGAAGCGCTTGACGTTCTCGAAGCGGCCGCCCGGGAACATCCCGATTCTCCGGAACTGACGGTCGCACTCGGAATGGTGCTGATCGATCTGAAGGATGGGGCCCGGGCGGAGGACGTGTTCGCCAGAGGCATCGAGCTTGCTCCCGAAATGGTCGTGCCGTATCTCGGGATGGGGCATGCACTCGCCCTGCAGGACCGGCTCGAGGCGGCGATCGAGCAGTATCGCCGGGCGCTTGAGATGGATCCGCGGTTTGCGGAGGCACATCTCGCCATGGGACAGTGCTTCGTCCGCAGCGGCCAGCTGAATGAAGCGGCTGATGCGCTCTCGAAAGCCGTCCGTCACGATCCCAACCTGATCGACGGACAGATCCTTCTGGGAGCCACTCTGATGGATCTGGATCGGCTCGACGAAGCCGGGAAGGCACTCGAAGCGGCCGCGCTCGTGAAGCCGAACCATGAGGTGGTCGCACGGTTGAGGGACGAACTGGCATCGCGGCGCGAGAACGCGGCGTCTTCTGTCGCGGACGAGTAA
- a CDS encoding coiled-coil domain-containing protein, which translates to MQRLDERLMAAKRRLRSKQKLESMLAETRRQFQEEQTRHATFKETVEREQADVTKLEGLSLAGLFYSVLGTKDERLEQERQEFLAARLKFDECEETLSEIQDEMRRLKDELSPLTGADEEYRQLLSEKEAFVAGAGGAASERLLDVSEEIADREAEERELAEAIRAGEAARARLREVQTMLKSAGSWGVLDMMGGGMMATMVKHSKMDAAKQSAHRAQRELRRFQEELADASERLNLSLDVGSFAKFADFFFDGLITDWVVQSRIQEASSACSSAMSRVASAVATCRRRREETLQTIETLNDRRNELIEAA; encoded by the coding sequence ATGCAACGCCTCGACGAACGACTGATGGCAGCGAAACGCCGACTGCGTTCGAAGCAGAAACTCGAATCGATGCTGGCCGAAACACGTCGGCAGTTTCAGGAAGAACAGACGCGGCATGCGACCTTCAAGGAGACGGTCGAGCGGGAACAGGCCGATGTCACGAAGCTGGAAGGCCTGAGCTTGGCAGGGCTGTTCTATTCCGTCCTGGGGACGAAGGACGAGCGACTCGAGCAGGAACGTCAGGAGTTCCTCGCGGCCAGGCTGAAGTTCGACGAATGCGAAGAAACGCTCTCCGAAATTCAGGACGAGATGCGACGGCTCAAGGACGAGCTCTCCCCGCTTACTGGTGCCGACGAAGAGTACCGACAGTTACTCAGCGAGAAGGAAGCCTTCGTGGCCGGGGCGGGCGGAGCCGCGAGCGAACGCCTGCTTGACGTTTCGGAAGAGATTGCTGATCGGGAGGCCGAAGAGAGGGAACTGGCCGAGGCGATCCGGGCGGGCGAAGCGGCGCGAGCGCGCCTGCGAGAGGTTCAGACGATGTTGAAGTCCGCCGGCAGTTGGGGCGTACTCGACATGATGGGGGGCGGCATGATGGCGACAATGGTGAAGCATTCCAAGATGGATGCCGCGAAACAGAGTGCCCATCGAGCACAGCGTGAGCTTCGCCGCTTTCAGGAGGAACTGGCCGACGCCAGCGAGCGGCTGAATCTTTCCCTTGATGTGGGCAGTTTTGCGAAGTTTGCAGACTTCTTCTTCGACGGCCTGATAACGGACTGGGTCGTTCAGTCGCGGATTCAGGAAGCGTCGTCGGCCTGTTCGTCGGCGATGTCGCGGGTCGCTTCGGCCGTCGCGACCTGCCGTCGACGTCGCGAGGAAACGCTGCAGACGATCGAAACGCTGAACGATCGCCGGAATGAACTGATCGAAGCGGCGTGA
- a CDS encoding DUF1501 domain-containing protein, producing the protein MTRNSRTFPCGRVANLLSRREWLRRAGGGAGMLGLASLMAEQNLLAAPATNDLSNPQTSLRPRMGHFPAKAKSVIWLFMEGAPSAVDMFDPKPALDKRDGETTDIQAFFGNPGPLMKSPFSFKQYGECGQWVCDRYTNVARHVDKMAFIKSCYSESNDHVPAIYQINSGLPRPGFPTAGAWVTYGLGSENQNLPGYIVLGNTKGAKGGPHNWGSGFLPSTFQGTLFRSQGTPVLNLNRQLKVTRDDQRAQLDLMAKLNDEHMQRHTRDAEFADRMQSFELAFRMQKEATEVVDLSRETQATHELYGIDNPRSRSFGSKCLMARRLVESGVRFVQVYSDGEWDAHDNLEENHTHHCAATDVPVAGLLSDLEARGLLDSTLVIWGAEFGRMPISQNGKGRDHNPNGFLQWMAGAGIKGGASYGETDEIGYEAVQDRVSVNDFHATILHLLGLDHERLTYFHNGRSYRLTDVAGEVIQEILA; encoded by the coding sequence ATGACCAGGAATTCCCGGACGTTTCCCTGCGGCCGCGTCGCGAACCTGCTGAGTCGCCGAGAGTGGCTCCGCCGCGCTGGTGGTGGTGCAGGTATGCTCGGCCTCGCCAGCCTTATGGCCGAGCAGAACCTTCTGGCCGCCCCGGCAACGAACGATCTATCGAATCCCCAGACGTCACTTCGACCGCGCATGGGACACTTTCCCGCCAAAGCGAAGTCGGTCATCTGGCTGTTCATGGAAGGCGCCCCCAGTGCGGTCGACATGTTCGACCCCAAGCCGGCTCTCGATAAACGGGACGGTGAGACGACAGACATCCAGGCGTTTTTCGGCAACCCGGGTCCGTTGATGAAGTCGCCGTTCTCCTTCAAACAGTACGGCGAGTGCGGACAGTGGGTTTGCGACAGATACACCAACGTCGCTCGTCACGTCGACAAGATGGCATTCATCAAGTCGTGTTACAGCGAATCGAACGATCACGTGCCGGCAATCTACCAGATCAACAGCGGCCTGCCGCGGCCAGGCTTCCCGACCGCGGGCGCCTGGGTGACGTATGGCCTGGGAAGCGAGAACCAGAACCTGCCGGGCTACATCGTCCTGGGCAACACCAAGGGAGCCAAAGGCGGCCCGCACAACTGGGGTTCCGGTTTTCTGCCGTCGACGTTTCAGGGAACGCTGTTCCGATCCCAGGGAACCCCGGTGCTCAACCTGAATCGCCAACTGAAGGTGACCAGAGACGACCAGCGCGCACAGCTGGATCTGATGGCGAAACTGAACGACGAACATATGCAGCGTCACACGCGCGACGCCGAGTTCGCCGACCGGATGCAGTCATTTGAGCTGGCGTTCCGCATGCAGAAAGAGGCGACCGAAGTCGTGGACCTTTCGCGGGAGACACAGGCGACGCATGAGCTCTACGGGATCGACAACCCGAGATCCCGGTCGTTCGGCTCGAAGTGTCTGATGGCACGAAGGCTCGTCGAGAGCGGCGTTCGGTTTGTGCAGGTCTACAGCGACGGCGAGTGGGACGCCCACGACAATCTCGAAGAGAATCACACCCACCACTGTGCGGCGACGGATGTTCCGGTGGCCGGTCTGCTGAGCGATCTGGAGGCCCGCGGGCTGCTCGACTCCACTCTTGTGATCTGGGGTGCCGAGTTTGGTCGCATGCCGATCTCGCAGAATGGAAAGGGTCGCGACCACAATCCGAATGGATTCCTGCAGTGGATGGCCGGTGCGGGCATCAAGGGAGGTGCCAGCTACGGCGAGACCGACGAGATCGGCTACGAGGCCGTGCAGGACCGGGTCAGCGTGAACGACTTCCACGCGACCATCCTTCACCTTCTGGGCCTCGACCACGAACGACTGACGTACTTCCACAACGGCCGCAGCTACCGGCTGACCGACGTGGCCGGCGAAGTGATCCAGGAGATCCTTGCCTAG